One genomic window of Nicotiana sylvestris chromosome 10, ASM39365v2, whole genome shotgun sequence includes the following:
- the LOC138879218 gene encoding uncharacterized protein — MRSNSNRSNPDHRCEFHNDHGHKTANCRFLQSEVDHLLKQGYLTELFSEKGKQAYMKNRQEPPKPPSPKRTINVISGGEDINGVTYTAANKISKVTITQKKRVQHVLEEDNITFDDADADGVLSPHNDALVISLIVYDTNVK, encoded by the coding sequence ATGAGATCGAATTCAAACAGGAGCAACCCTGATCATCGGTGTGAGTTTcataatgatcacgggcataaaacagcaaactgtagatttttacaaagtgaagttgatcatttattaaaacaagggtatctcaccgagttattcagtgagaaaggtaagcaagcttacatgaagaatagACAGGAACCccctaaaccaccttctcccaaaagaaccatcaacgttataagtgggggtgaagacatcaatggcgtaacatacactgcagctaataaaatttccaaagtcacaattacccaaAAGAAACGGGTGCAACATGTAttagaggaagacaacattacatttgatgatgctGATGCGGATGGCGTATTATCTCCTCATAACGATGCCCTGGTAATATCTCTAAttgtatatgatactaatgtaaaatga